A section of the Phaseolus vulgaris cultivar G19833 chromosome 8, P. vulgaris v2.0, whole genome shotgun sequence genome encodes:
- the LOC137824789 gene encoding uncharacterized protein, protein MSVEAQRTSDAFDVDLVFTKADLEDVVPHDNDPVVISAVTAGRKVHRVLVDQGSSTNVMFWTTFNKLQLSPDMLRHYSGCLYNFTGDHVEVRGYLELRTTFRDGTASRTESIRYLVINTFSAYNMLLGRPTLNRLGAVPSTRHMKMKLPDLTGKVITIKSDQKEAKRCYENSLKAR, encoded by the coding sequence ATGTCGGTAGAAGCACAGAGAACCAGCGACGCCTTCGATGTAGACCTGGTCTTTACTAAGGCCGACCTAgaggacgttgtgccccatgacaacgatccagtGGTGATCTCGGCGGTAACcgcaggaaggaaggtgcaccgcGTGCtagtggaccagggaagctcgacaAACGTAATGTTCTGGACGACTTTCAACAAGCTACAACTATCCCCCGACATGCTAAGGCACTATAGCGGCTGCCTTTACAATTTCACAGGAGACCAtgtagaggtgcggggatacttggagctgaggaccACCTTCAGAGATGGTACCGCGTCACGAACGGAGAGCATCAGGTACCTTGTCATTAACACCTTCTCTGCTTATAACATGTTGTTGGGCAGACCAACACTGAATAGGTTAGGGGCGGTGccgtcgacaaggcacatgaagatgaagttaccGGACCTGACAGGaaaggtgattaccatcaagtcagatcagaaggaggccaagcgatgctacgagaatagcctcaaaGCAAGGTGA
- the LOC137824788 gene encoding uncharacterized protein — translation MPFSQEIMDTVVPGNAVAVKASFTGVEDPEAHLTAFHTQMMLSGGSDATYCKVFMSTLSGTTLDWFVSLPTGHITTFQQFSKMFVEQYIVNKAPPLVSYDLFNVRQYQGESLKDFLNRFGAQIVHLPGKDEDMFVHAFKKGVLPGPFSESLISSHPATFAEIRRRVVAHIAAESEVSEKRGNVAPAKPHAQTRIQPQRVMEAAAGKKDQRMHHPYDPKKSKGKGSGRPRESNRPPRYEFVMGLADLIAIPNIAAGLKVPEKTTDKVLGSKPDAWCEFHKSFGHSINSCLALGY, via the coding sequence ATGCCGTTTTCTCAGGAGATCATGGACACGGTGGTCCCTGGAAATGCGGTAGCGGTGAAAGCATCTTTCACCGGGGTGGaagatcctgaggctcatctcacggcgtttcacacgcagatgatgctctcagggggTTCAGACGCAACCTACTgcaaggtgttcatgagcactctcagTGGAACAACgctggactggttcgtcagtctacctactggccacattaccacctTCCAGCAGTTCTCCAAGATGttcgttgagcagtacatagtaAACAAGGCACCGCCATTGGTGTCTTACGATCTGTTCAATGTGaggcagtatcaaggggagtcTCTGAAGGACTTTCTGAACAGATTTGGAGCTCAGATTGTTCACTTGCCAGGAAAGGATGAGGACATGTTTGTGcatgccttcaaaaagggcgtgttgcctggGCCGTTTAGCGAATCGCTGATCAGtagccaccccgccacgttcgcggaaatccggcgacgtgtcgtggctcacatcgccgctgaGAGCGAAGTttccgagaagagaggaaatgtgGCTCCAGCTAAGCCACACGCTCAGACGAGGattcagccgcagagggtgatgGAGGCAGCGGCCGGGAAGAAGGACCAAAGGATGCatcatccttatgatccaaagaAGAGCAAAGGGAAGGGGTCAGGGCGGCCTAGAGAGTCTAATCGCCCGCCGAGGTACGAGTTTGTGATGGGATTGGCTGACCTGATTGCCATTCCGAACATTGCTGCCGGGCTCAAAGTACCTGAGAAGACGACGGATAAGGTGTTGGGGTCAAAACCAGAcgcgtggtgtgagttccacaagagctttggccactccatcaattcgtgtttggctttgggatACTAA